The nucleotide sequence GCGATCAGGAGGCGGGTGTCTGCCTGTTCCGCACCGAGCGGCCTGAGGACCCGACGAGTTGGCGCGCCTGGACCGGCACCGGCTTCACCGCGGCCTTCCCCGACCCTTACCGCAAGCCGGTCAGGATCGCCGATACCTGCAAGCCGGTCGGGCCGTTCCCCGCCCCCGTCGGCGCGGTGGTGCGCCACCGCGGCACCGGCGCGTGGATCGCGGTGTTCATGGCGGCCGCGGGCGGAGCCTTCCCGGAATCGGGCTTCTACTGGAGCACCTCGCGCGACCTGCTGGCCTGGGACGTGCCGCGGCTGCTGCTCGCGGGCGCCACGCTCTACGACGATCCGTGCAAGGCCGAAGGGCGGCTGATCGCCTACCCGTCCCTGCTCGACCCGGGCGCGAAGGGGCGCAATTTCGACGATGTCGGCGAGGGGGCGCTCCTCACCTTCGCCACCCTGCGCACCGAGGGCTGCGCCATCACCTCCGACCGCGACCTCGTGCGCCGGCCGGCGGCGATCAAGGTGTGGCCTTGACGCCGATGCGTGAGGGGCGGCCCACGCACGCCCTCATCCTGAGGTGCCCGCGCCAGCGGGCCTCGAAGGATCGTCCAGATCCCGCGCGATCCCTGGAGCCCCCTTCGAGGCTTCCGCTGCGCGGAGGCACCTCAGGATGAGGGGGAGGATGGGATCGGCCGTTCTCCCACCGAGGGGACGTGCCGGTCACGTCTCGGCACATGGTGACGTGCAGGCGAGGGGCGCTCACCCGATCCCGAGCGCCGCCTTCTCCTCCAGATAGGCCGCGCGCACGGCCTCCCTGCCGTAGGCGCGCTCCAGCCGCCGCACGGTGAAGTGGGCGCGGGCGGTGGATTGGAAATGGTCCATGAAGGCGGTGTTGACCGCCGCGCCGCCCAGCGCCCCGATCACCGGCACGGCCTGGGCCGCGACCTTCTGCGAGACGACGAGGCCGAAGCGGGCGGCGATCTGCGCGGTGAGCCGCACCAGCGGCGGGGCGCCGGCATCGAGCAGCGAGCGGTGGGCGGCGTAGCGGGCGGCCTCCGACATCGTCTTGGCGAGCGCCGCGCGCACCGCGAAGTAGCCGCTGTCGGCCACCGCGGCCTCGGCACCGCCCCGTCCGCCGAGGGCGAAGACCTGCACGCAGGCGAGCGCGCTTTCGGGATCGCTCGGATCCTCGCCCTCCTCCCGGGCGATCGCGGCGATGGAGCGCAGCATGAGCGTGGTGGAGATCGGCAGCTCGACCGCCACCGTCGCGAGGCCGAACACGCCGCCGACCGCGCCGGTCACCGCGGCCAGCGCCTTGTGGCGGGTCTCGCTCGATCCGAGCAGCCGGCTCAGGCGCCCGCCGGCCTCCGTCTCGACGCGTTCCAGCGCCGTGCCGGCGGGCTTCACGTCCTTGTCGGGCAGGGTGGCCAGCGCCACCCGCAGGGCCGTGCGCATCGCCCCTTCCGCGGCGCTGGCCACCGTCTCCGTGACCGGCGCGGGAAGCGACCGGCCGATCATGTCGAGGGGCGCGCCGGCCGCCGCCGAGAGCCGCGCGGCGAGCCCCGGCTTCTCCAGCACGGCCACTGCCCGGTTCAGGGCCGCGCGGTCGGCTTCCGACAGGGGCCGCGCGGCCGGCGGGTCGATCGGGACCGGCAGGGTTTCTCCGGCAACGGCAAGGTCGTTCACGTCTGCGCCCTCGCGGCTTTTGGCGAAATTTCGGGGCTGGCTTCGGCTGAGGCAAGACCGACGGGGCGGGTTGAGTTCCCCGGCGCGGTTTCGGGCGCGGCCTCTGCCGGCGCCGTGCGCTGCGGGATGCGGCCGACGGCGAAGCACAGGGCGACCACGGGAATGCCGACCGCCGCGGTCATCGCGAAGAAGGTCGGGAAGCCGTAGGCGGCGACGACGAAGCCGGAGGTGCCGGCCACGAGCTTGCCCGGCAGGGCGTAGAGCGAGGAGAACAGCGCGTATTGCGTGGCGGCGAAGCCCGGCGTGGTCAGGCTCGACATGTAGGCGATCAGCGCGATGCCGGCGAAGGAGCCGCACAGGCTCTCGATCGAGACCGCGACGGCGAGCCGCCACGGCTCGGGCGCGCCCAGCGCCAGCCACGCGAGCGAGAGGTGGGAGGCGGCGGCGATGAAGGCGCCGATCACCAGCGTCGGGAACAGGCCGAGCCGGGCGATCGACCAGCCGCCCGCGAAGCCGCCGGCGATGCCGACCCAGATGCCGAACAGCTTGACGATGGTGGCGATCTCCGCCTTGCCGTAGCCGAGCGTGATGTAGAGCGGGTTGGCCATCACGCCGGAGACGAAATCCGGCATCCGGTAGAGCGCGACCAGGGCGAGCACCGCGAACAGGGCGTTGCCCATCCGGGCATGGAGGTTGGTCAGCGGCTCCAGCACGGCCCGGCGCACGGCGGTCGGCAGGTCGCGCTTGCCCGCCGCCTCCCGCGGCCGGTCGTAGGGCGTGGCGAGCAGCGCCGCGATCAGGCCGACCCCCATCAGCGCGGCCATCGCGAGATAGGCGAGCGTCCAGCCGCCATAGGCGGCGACGTAGAGCGCGCCGGCGCCGGCCAGGATCAGGCCGAAGCGGTAGCCGAGGTTCGAGGTGGCGGCCATGATGCCCTGCAGGTCGGTGCCGGCCGCCTCGATGCGCCAGCCGTCGATCACCACGTCCTGCGTTGCGGCGCAGAAGGCGACGAGGAAGGCGCCGAGCCCGAGCAGGGCGAGCTGCTCCTTCGGGTCGGCGAAGGCCATCAGCACCAGCGCCAGGGCGGTGGCGATCTGCGTCGTCACCATCCAGGCGCGCTTGCGCCCGAGACGCCGGGCGAGGAACGGCACGTCGACCCGGTCGATCGAGGGCGCCCAGAGGAACTTCAGCGAGTAGGGCAGCGCGACGTAGCTGAACAGGCCGATCGTCTTGATGTCGATGCCGGAATCGGCGAGCCGCAGGGTGAAGGTGCCGAGCACGAGCAGCAGCGGCAGGCCGGAGGAGAAGCCGAGCGCCAGCATCTGCGCGACGCGCCGGTCCTCGGTGATGTCGCGCAGGCGCAGCTTGCGCGGCTGCACCTTCGATGCCGCTGCATCCGCCGCCATCGCGAAAAACTCCCTCATGGCCCCGGCCCGGACGGCGGGTGCGGGGTGTCGTGGACCGGGGCGCCGCGAGGCGCTGCTCGGGCGCTCGCGCATCTTCGGCGCGGAAACCGTAGAAAACATGGCGGATTTGTCTCCGCCAGCCCCGGTCGCCCCCTTGCGACGGGGCCGTGCCGTCGGAATCCTGACCCCTCTATGGGGTATGCACGGTTGACGGAAACGTAAGCGCAGGCCTCCATGGCCCGTCGCGTCCGCGGCGCGCTCCGTGCCGCGCCGCACGGAACGGTGAGGGGGCGGGCTCGTTGGAGTGGCGGGCCCGGGCGCTGCGGAGCGCGTCGGGTGACTTCGGATCGCGCCCCGCTTCTTCCCGCGGCGCGCCTGTGTCGGCGTAGAGATGACGGGTTTTCCCACAGGAGCGAGTCTGCCCTCGGGCGTCACGGTCGAGGTCTTCGCGGCGGCCTTCGAGGCGAGCCCGACGCCGATGGTCGTCACCGATCCCCGGCGCCCCGACAATCCGATCGTCTGGGCGAACGGTGCCTTCCTCGCGCTGACGGGCTTCGCGCGCGAGGAACTCTACGGCCGCAATTGCCGCCTGCTGCAGGGCCCCCTCACCGATGCGGCGGTGCTGCGGACGATGCGGGAGGCGCTGGCCGCCGGCCGGCCCTTCGAGGGCGAGGTGCTCAACTACCGCAAGGACGGCACGTCGTTCTGGAACGGCATGACGATCAACCCGGTGTGCGACGATGCGGGCGAGGTGCTGTTCTTCTTCTCGGCCCAGGCCGACATGACCGACAAGCACCGCCTGGAACTGGCGATGCGCGATGCCAACGACGCGCTGGAGCGCGAGGTCGGCGAGCGCACCGCCGATCTCCGCTCGGCCCTGGAGCAGAAGACGGCCCTGCTCCACGAGGTCGACCATCGGGTCAAGAACAACCTCCAGGTCATCTCCTCGCTGATGCTGCTGAAGGCCCGGCGCACGCCCGAGGGCGAGGCCCGCGACGCGCTCCAGGCCATGGCCGACCGGATCGGCGCGCTCTCGACCGCCCACCGGATGCTCTACTCGGCCGGCGACGTCTCCCGCTTCGACTTCAAGGAATTCACCGCCGACCTGATCGCCGACCTCGCCGCGGGGCTCGACGAGGACCGGACCCGGATCGAGACCGAGATCGAGGCGCTGGCGCTGTCGGCCGCCATGGCCGCGCCGCTGGCGCTGCTGATCCACGAACTGGCCACCAACGCCTTGCATCACGCCTTCCCCGGCGAGCGCTCCGGTCGGGTCGTGATCGAGGCGCGCCGTCGCGAGGCGAGCATGCAGCTCGTGATCCAGGACGACGGGATCGGCATGGAGGCGGCCGAGCCCAACCCCGCCGGTTTCGGGCGGACCCTGGTGGAGATGGTGGTGCGCCAACTGCGCGGGAGGATCGACTGGGCGGATGCCGGCCCCGGCACCCGGATCGCGATCACCATTCCGCTGACCGCGGCGGACGCGCCGTGACGGGCGCCGCCGACTCTTTTCGCCGTTGCGAGGCTCGGCGCAAGCAATCCAGGGCTCCGCAGGAGCCGGAGAGGTCGCGCCGCCGGATCGCTTCGCCGACGCTCGCAGTGACGGCGCGGGGTGGAACCCGAGGCGATCGATCCGAAGCCGTATCGGGGAGAGGGATGCCGCCGGGGGGCCTGCCGTGTCCGAGGTGAGGGAGGGGCCGCTGCGCATCCTCGTCGTCGAGGACGAGGTGCTGATCGCCCTCGAACTCGAATGTCTCCTGGAGGATCTCGGCCATGTCAGCGTCGGCGTGGCGGGGTGTTCGACGGACGCCATCGCGCTCGGCCGCAGCACGGCCCCGGACGTGGCGCTCGTCGACATCCATCTCGTGGACGGGCCGACCGGCGTCGAGGTGGCCCGCCAGCTCAGCGCCGACCCGCGCACCACCGTGCTGTTCATGACCGCCAACGCCAAGCGGATCCCGCCCGACTTCGCGGGCGCGCTCGGCGTGATCGCCAAGCCCTATTCCGAGCGCGCGGTGGCAAGCGCCCTCGCCTACGTCGCCCGGTGCCGCGCCGGCCGGCCCCCTTCGGCCGAGACGCTCGACGGATTCCGCCTCTCGCCCGCCGCGGGAGGCGGGGAATGGGCCGGCGGGGTGTGGTGATACGATAATCCGATTGATGCGTTGGGCCTGTCCTGCGTCCTTGCGAGGCGAAGCCGTGGCAATCCAGGGCGCGCCCTTTCCGGACCTGTCGCGCCCTGGATCGCTTCGCGGCCGCTCGCGATGACGGAGGGGGGCCAAACCCGAAGCGATCAATCGGAAACGGTATGAGACGGTGTCCGCTTCGAAGGAACGGAGCGCGGATCACGCCGAGGCCCGCTCCTGCTTCAGCCGGTAGAGCGCGTCGAGCGCCTCCCGCGGCGTCAGCGCGTCCGGATCGATGGCGTCGAGCAGGCGGCCGAGCCTGTCGTCGGGCTCGGGCCTGGCCGGTTCCGGCGGCGGAGGCGGCGCCGCGGCGAGGCTGGCGAAGAGCGGCAGGTCGTCGATCCGGCGTCGGGCGGGGCGCTCGCGCTCCGAGCTTTCGAGGCCTTTGAGGATCGCGCCGGCCCGCGCCACCACGCCCGGCGGCAGGCCGGCGAGGCGGGCGACCTGAAGCCCGTAGGAGCGCTCGGCCACCCCCGGCACGACCTCGTGCAGGAACACCACCTCGCCGCGGTCCTCGGCCACCTTCAGCGTCGCGTTGTCGAGGCGGGGCAGGCGCTGGCTCAGCGCCGTCAACTCGTGGAAGTGGGTCGCGAACAGCGCGCGGCAGCCGTTCTTCTCGTGGAGGTGCTCCAGGCAGGCCCAGGCGATGGAGAGGCCGTCGAAGGTCGCGGTGCCGCGCCCGATCTCGTCGAGCACCACCAGGGAGCGGCGGGTCGCCTGATTGAGGATCGCGGCGGTCTCGACCATCTCGACCATGAAGGTCGAATGGCCCCGCGCCAGGTCGTCCGCCGCGCCGACCCGGGAGAACAGGCGATCGACCACGCCGAGCCGGACGGAGGAAGCCGGCACGAACGCCCCCATCTGGGCCAGCACCGCGATCAGCGCGTTCTGGCGCAGGAAGGTCGACTTGCCGCCCATGTTCGGGCCGGTGACGAGGCGGATGCGCCCGGCCTCGTCGCCCGACAGGTCGCAGGCATTGGCGATGAAGGGCTCGCCCGCCTTGATCAGCGCCGCCTCCACCACCGGATGGCGCCCGCCCCGGATCTCGAAGGCGAGGCTGTCGTCGATCACGGGCCGGGTCCAGGCGAGTTCGACCGCGAGTTCGGCGTGAGCGGCCGCCACGTCGAGGCCGGAGAGCGCTTCGGCGATGTCGGCAAGGGTTTCGGACGCTTCGTTCACCCGGGCGCTCAAGGCGTCGAACACCGCCGATTCGAGCGCCAGCACCCGGTCGGAGGCGCCGGCGATCTTCGATTCCAGCTCGCCGAGCTCGACGCTGGTGAAGCGCATCGCGTCGACCATGGTCTGGCGATGCACGAAGTCCTGCATCAGGCCCTTGAGGCAGGCCTCGCCCACCGCCTGCGGCACCTCGATGTAGTAGCCCAGCACGTTGTTGTGCTTGATCCGCAAGGTCCGGCAGCCGGTGGCCTCCGCGTAGCGGGCCTGGAGCGCGGCGATGACTTTTCGCGAGTCCTGGCCGAGCCCGCGGGCCTCGTCGATCTCGGCGTGGTAGCCCGCGCGGACGAAGTTGCCGTCGCGCCGGTTGAGCGGCAGGTCGTCGGCGAGCGCGGCGGCGAGTTCCCCGGCCAGCGCCCGGTCGGCCTTGTCGAGGCGGCGGGCGAGGCGGGCGAGCCCGTCCGGCAGATCCGCGGCCGACAGCCGCTCGCCGATCGTCGCGGCGGCGTCGAGCCCGTCGCGCAGGGCGGCGAGGTCGCGCGGACCGGCGCGGTTCAGGCCGACGCGGGAGAGCGCGCGGGCGATGTCCGGCGCGGCGTGCAGCGCGTCGCGCAGGTGCGCGCGCAGCGCCCCGTCCCGGTGGAGGAAGGCGACGGCGTCGTGCCGCCGGGCGATCTTCGTCAGGTCCGTCAGCGGGCCGGCGAGGTGTTCGGCCAGCAGCCGGGCGCCGCCGGCCGAGACCGTGCGGTCGATGGCGTCGAGCAGGCTGCCCTTGCGCTCGCCCGAGAGGGTGCGGGTGAGTTCGAGATTGGCGCGGGTGGCCGCGTCGATGGCCAGCGTCGCCCCGGTCGCCTCCCGGCTCGGCGCGGAGAGCGGCACCCGCGTGCCGAGCTGCGTGCGTTCGAGATAGAGCAAGGCCGCCCCGGCCGCCGCGATCTCCGCCCGGCTGAAACTCCCGAAGCCGTCGAGGGTCTTCACCCCGAACTGCTCGCGCATGCGCCGCTCGGCCGAGGCCGGCTCCAGCTCGCCCTGCGCCAGGGGCACCACCGCCGCGCGGGTCTCGCGCCACAGCCTGGCCAGCGCCGGGTCGGCGTGGATGGCTTCCGAGAGCACGATCTCCCGCGGCTCGTGCCGGGCGATCGCCGCGGCGAGTTCCGAGCCGTCCACCTCGCTCAGGGAGAAGCGGCCGGTCGAGATGTCGAGGGCGGCAAGTCCGTAGGCCTCGCGGCTGTCCGACACCTTCCGCCGGCCGATGGCGAGCAGCAGGTTGGCGCGGGTCGGGTCGAGCAGGCGATCCTCGGTGAGCGTGCCCGGGGTGACGAGGCGGATCACCTCGCGCCGCACCACCGATTTCGGGCCCCGCTTCTTGGCCTCGGCCGCGTCCTCGGTCTGCTGGCAGACCGCGACGCGGTGGCCGAGCGCGATCAGCCGGTGCAGGTAGTCGTCGGCCCGCTCCAGGGGTACGCCGCACATCGGGATGTCGGCGCCCCCGTGCTTGCCCCGCTTGGTCAGCACGATGCCCAGCGCCCGGGAGGCGATCTCCGCATCCTCGAAGAACAGCTCGTAGAAATCCCCCATCCGGTAGAACAGCAGGCAGTCCGGATTGGCGGCCTTGATCTCGATGTACTGCGCCATCATCGGCGTGGCGCCGGGGATGTCGAGGGGCGAAGAGGTCACCGCATCCGCCGCCTGGGCACGCCGTTCGAGGGGTTGGGAACGCTGGGGTCTGGACATGCCGCAGAGGCTAGCAGCCCCGCCCCGGGCCGGCACCGCCGGCCCATCGTGAAGTCCGTGGACAAGTGGGCGCTCTCCCCAGCCGTCGCAAGCGCGGCCGGAAAACGGCGAGGGGCCCGCCCGGTGTCGTGCCGGGCGGGCCCCTCGAAGGCTGTGGGCGATCGCGAAAAAAATCAGTAGCGCGGGCCGCCCGTGGTGTTGCCGAGCTGCTGCTGGTAGCCGGGGCGCTCCGGGTTGCGGGCGTTCGGGTTGCCGTGGTGGTGGGTGTTCATGCGGCGGCGATGGCGCTCGGCCTTGGTCGAATGGTGGTGGCCGAGGACGCTCCGATGGGGGCGGTGCCAGTGGTGGTGATCGCGCACGGTCTCCATCGTGTCGCCGGCCACCACGCCGGCGGCCGGCATCGCGGGGGCGGCGGAGGCCGACACGGCTCCCAGGCCGAAGCTGCCGAGCAGCACGCCGGCTGCGAGTGTCAGGGCAATGCGCATCGTCGTCTCTCCGTCGCGTGCAAGAGCCGCGTGCAAGGGCGGCACGTCGAGCCCTCAAGTCGCGATCGCTCCGCGCGTTCCGCGAAAAAATCCGAATATGTTAACAAATCCTCTTGAACGTCGCGGGAGGCGCCGAGACCCGGCGCCGACCGTTGCGCCGGCGCCCGAACCGCGGCACCTGCGGGCGATGTCCGTCCCTCCCGCACCGCTTCCGATCGAGGCCGCTCTTCCGGCCCTGCGCACGGCCTTGTCCGCGGGCGCGTCGGCGGTGCTGGTCGCCCCGCCGGGCGCCGGCAAGACCACCCGGGTGCCGCTGGCGCTGCTCGACGAAGCGTGGCTGGGGAGCCGAAGGATCATCCTGCTGGAGCCCCGGCGGTTGGCGGCGCGGGGCGCGGCCGAGCGCATGGCCGCCACCCTCGGCGAGCGGGTCGGCGACACGGTGGGCCTGCGGGTGCGGCTCGGCTCCAGGGTCTCGGGCCGCACCCGGATCGAGGTCGTGACCGAAGGCGTGTTCACCCGGATGATCCTCGACGATCCGGAACTGGCCGGCATCGGCGCGGTGCTGTTCGACGAGTTCCACGAGCGCTCGCTCGACGCCGATCTCGGCCTCGCCTTCGCCCTCGACGCGCAAGGGGCGCTGCGGGAGGATCTGCGCATCCTCGCGATGTCGGCGACCCTCGACGGCGCCCGGGTGGCGGGGCTCCTCGGCAACGCGCCCGTCGTGGCGTCGGAAGGCCGCGCCCATCCGGTCGAGACCCGCCATCTCGACCGCGACGCGGGCGAGGAGCGGATCGAGGACGCGATGGCCGCCGCGATCCTGCGGGCGCTGCGGGCCGATCCCGGCTCGGTGCTGGCCTTCCTGCCGGGGCAGGCGGAGATCCGCCGCACCGCCGAGCGGCTGGAGGGCCGCCTGCCCGACGATACCGACCTCGCCCCGCTCTACGGCGCGCTGACCCAGGGCGAGCAGGACCGGGCGGTCGCCCCCGCCCCGGCGGGCCGGCGCAAGGTGGTGCTGGCCACCGCCATCGCCGAGACCTCGCTGACGATCCAGGGCGTGCGCATCGTCGTCGATTCCGGGCTGGCCCGGGTGCCCGTCTACGAACCTGGCAACGGCATGACCCGGCTCGTCACGGCCCGGGCCTCGCGCGCCTCGGTCGATCAGCGCCGGGGCCGGGCCGGGCGCACCGAGCCGGGCGTGTGCTGGCGGCTCTGGCCCGAGGCGGCGACCGCCGCGCTCGAACCCTTCGCCCGGCCCGAGATTCTTTCGGCCGATCTCGCCGGGCTGACCCTCGACTGCGCCGCCTGGGGCGTGACCGACCCGATCGCCCTGCCCTTCCTCGATCCCCCGCCGGCCCCGGCGCTGGCCGAGGCGCGGGCGATGCTGACCGATCTCGGCGCCCTCGAGGCCGACGGCCGGCTCACCGCCGTCGGAAAGACCCTGCGCGGCCTGCCGCTGCCGCCCCGGCTCGCCCGGATGGTCGCCCGCGCCGCCGAATCCGGCCAAGCCCGCGCCGCCGCCGATCTCGCCGCCGTGCTGGTCGAGCGCGGGCTCGGAGGCGATGCGGTCGATCTCGCCGAGCGCCTCGACCGCTTCGCCCGCGACCGGGGCGGGCGCGCCGGAGACATGCGCCGCCTCGCCGAGGGCTGGGCGCGCCAAGCCGCGAAGGCGGCCGGCGGGACGGCCGGCGGGACGGCGGAGCCCGATCCGAGGCTCGCCGGGCCCGGCGCCCTGCTGGCCTTGGCCTATCCCGACCGGGTGGCGCGGGCGCGGGGCCGCGAGGGCGCCTTCCTGATGGCGAACGGCCGCGCCGGCCTCCTCGACCCGGCGAGCCCGCTCGTCCGCGAGCCGTTCATCGTCGTCGCCGACCTGACCGGCACGGCGGCCTCCGCCCGCATCCTCTCCGCCGCCGCGATCTCCGCCGCCGCGATCGAGGCCCTGTTCGCGGACCGCATCACGTTCGCGCGCAGCGTGAGCTTCGACAGGCAAGCGCGGGCCCTGCGCGCCCGCGAGGGCCGCCGGCTCGGCGCCGTGACGCTCGACGAGTGCACCCTCTCCGTCCCGGCCGACGCGGACGCCGCGCGGGTGCTCGCCCGCGGCGTTGCCGGGCTCGGCCTCGATCGCCTGCCCTGGACGCCGGCCCTGGCGCAGTGGCGCGCCCGGGTCCGCTTCCTGCACGGGGCCGAGGGCGGGGAATGGCCGGATCTCTCCGACGCGGCCCTGGCGGAGACCGTGGAGGCGTGGCTCGCCCCGGCCATCGTCGGGCGCGCCTCGCTCGCGGCGGTCA is from Methylorubrum populi and encodes:
- a CDS encoding EcsC family protein; protein product: MNDLAVAGETLPVPIDPPAARPLSEADRAALNRAVAVLEKPGLAARLSAAAGAPLDMIGRSLPAPVTETVASAAEGAMRTALRVALATLPDKDVKPAGTALERVETEAGGRLSRLLGSSETRHKALAAVTGAVGGVFGLATVAVELPISTTLMLRSIAAIAREEGEDPSDPESALACVQVFALGGRGGAEAAVADSGYFAVRAALAKTMSEAARYAAHRSLLDAGAPPLVRLTAQIAARFGLVVSQKVAAQAVPVIGALGGAAVNTAFMDHFQSTARAHFTVRRLERAYGREAVRAAYLEEKAALGIG
- a CDS encoding AmpG family muropeptide MFS transporter → MAADAAASKVQPRKLRLRDITEDRRVAQMLALGFSSGLPLLLVLGTFTLRLADSGIDIKTIGLFSYVALPYSLKFLWAPSIDRVDVPFLARRLGRKRAWMVTTQIATALALVLMAFADPKEQLALLGLGAFLVAFCAATQDVVIDGWRIEAAGTDLQGIMAATSNLGYRFGLILAGAGALYVAAYGGWTLAYLAMAALMGVGLIAALLATPYDRPREAAGKRDLPTAVRRAVLEPLTNLHARMGNALFAVLALVALYRMPDFVSGVMANPLYITLGYGKAEIATIVKLFGIWVGIAGGFAGGWSIARLGLFPTLVIGAFIAAASHLSLAWLALGAPEPWRLAVAVSIESLCGSFAGIALIAYMSSLTTPGFAATQYALFSSLYALPGKLVAGTSGFVVAAYGFPTFFAMTAAVGIPVVALCFAVGRIPQRTAPAEAAPETAPGNSTRPVGLASAEASPEISPKAARAQT
- a CDS encoding PAS domain-containing protein, translated to MTGFPTGASLPSGVTVEVFAAAFEASPTPMVVTDPRRPDNPIVWANGAFLALTGFAREELYGRNCRLLQGPLTDAAVLRTMREALAAGRPFEGEVLNYRKDGTSFWNGMTINPVCDDAGEVLFFFSAQADMTDKHRLELAMRDANDALEREVGERTADLRSALEQKTALLHEVDHRVKNNLQVISSLMLLKARRTPEGEARDALQAMADRIGALSTAHRMLYSAGDVSRFDFKEFTADLIADLAAGLDEDRTRIETEIEALALSAAMAAPLALLIHELATNALHHAFPGERSGRVVIEARRREASMQLVIQDDGIGMEAAEPNPAGFGRTLVEMVVRQLRGRIDWADAGPGTRIAITIPLTAADAP
- a CDS encoding response regulator, with the translated sequence MSEVREGPLRILVVEDEVLIALELECLLEDLGHVSVGVAGCSTDAIALGRSTAPDVALVDIHLVDGPTGVEVARQLSADPRTTVLFMTANAKRIPPDFAGALGVIAKPYSERAVASALAYVARCRAGRPPSAETLDGFRLSPAAGGGEWAGGVW
- the mutS gene encoding DNA mismatch repair protein MutS, with the protein product MSRPQRSQPLERRAQAADAVTSSPLDIPGATPMMAQYIEIKAANPDCLLFYRMGDFYELFFEDAEIASRALGIVLTKRGKHGGADIPMCGVPLERADDYLHRLIALGHRVAVCQQTEDAAEAKKRGPKSVVRREVIRLVTPGTLTEDRLLDPTRANLLLAIGRRKVSDSREAYGLAALDISTGRFSLSEVDGSELAAAIARHEPREIVLSEAIHADPALARLWRETRAAVVPLAQGELEPASAERRMREQFGVKTLDGFGSFSRAEIAAAGAALLYLERTQLGTRVPLSAPSREATGATLAIDAATRANLELTRTLSGERKGSLLDAIDRTVSAGGARLLAEHLAGPLTDLTKIARRHDAVAFLHRDGALRAHLRDALHAAPDIARALSRVGLNRAGPRDLAALRDGLDAAATIGERLSAADLPDGLARLARRLDKADRALAGELAAALADDLPLNRRDGNFVRAGYHAEIDEARGLGQDSRKVIAALQARYAEATGCRTLRIKHNNVLGYYIEVPQAVGEACLKGLMQDFVHRQTMVDAMRFTSVELGELESKIAGASDRVLALESAVFDALSARVNEASETLADIAEALSGLDVAAAHAELAVELAWTRPVIDDSLAFEIRGGRHPVVEAALIKAGEPFIANACDLSGDEAGRIRLVTGPNMGGKSTFLRQNALIAVLAQMGAFVPASSVRLGVVDRLFSRVGAADDLARGHSTFMVEMVETAAILNQATRRSLVVLDEIGRGTATFDGLSIAWACLEHLHEKNGCRALFATHFHELTALSQRLPRLDNATLKVAEDRGEVVFLHEVVPGVAERSYGLQVARLAGLPPGVVARAGAILKGLESSERERPARRRIDDLPLFASLAAAPPPPPEPARPEPDDRLGRLLDAIDPDALTPREALDALYRLKQERASA
- the hrpB gene encoding ATP-dependent helicase HrpB, with the protein product MSVPPAPLPIEAALPALRTALSAGASAVLVAPPGAGKTTRVPLALLDEAWLGSRRIILLEPRRLAARGAAERMAATLGERVGDTVGLRVRLGSRVSGRTRIEVVTEGVFTRMILDDPELAGIGAVLFDEFHERSLDADLGLAFALDAQGALREDLRILAMSATLDGARVAGLLGNAPVVASEGRAHPVETRHLDRDAGEERIEDAMAAAILRALRADPGSVLAFLPGQAEIRRTAERLEGRLPDDTDLAPLYGALTQGEQDRAVAPAPAGRRKVVLATAIAETSLTIQGVRIVVDSGLARVPVYEPGNGMTRLVTARASRASVDQRRGRAGRTEPGVCWRLWPEAATAALEPFARPEILSADLAGLTLDCAAWGVTDPIALPFLDPPPAPALAEARAMLTDLGALEADGRLTAVGKTLRGLPLPPRLARMVARAAESGQARAAADLAAVLVERGLGGDAVDLAERLDRFARDRGGRAGDMRRLAEGWARQAAKAAGGTAGGTAEPDPRLAGPGALLALAYPDRVARARGREGAFLMANGRAGLLDPASPLVREPFIVVADLTGTAASARILSAAAISAAAIEALFADRITFARSVSFDRQARALRAREGRRLGAVTLDECTLSVPADADAARVLARGVAGLGLDRLPWTPALAQWRARVRFLHGAEGGEWPDLSDAALAETVEAWLAPAIVGRASLAAVTADDLGQAVQGLLPWTLRARLETEAPSHVEVPTGSRIPVDYEAGPEPVLAVRVQELFGLDRHPTLGGGRVPLVLHLLSPAHRPIQITRDLPGFWRGSWAAVRSEMRGRYPRHPWPEDPLAEAPTRRAKPRGT